From the Leifsonia sp. AG29 genome, one window contains:
- the rplJ gene encoding 50S ribosomal protein L10 — translation MANKEATVAELETLFTNSTAVLLTEYRGLTVAQLKTLRKSISEHATYAVVKNTLTKIAANNSGISSFDEELVGPSAIAFVHGDPVAVAKSLRDFAKANPLLVVKGGYFDGNALTAEEVGKLADLESREVLLAKLAGAFKASLFGAAYLFNAPLSKAVRTVDALREKQESAA, via the coding sequence ATGGCGAACAAGGAAGCCACGGTCGCCGAGCTCGAGACCCTGTTCACGAACTCGACCGCCGTTCTGCTGACCGAGTACCGCGGGCTCACTGTCGCTCAGCTCAAGACGCTGCGCAAGTCCATCAGTGAGCACGCGACCTACGCCGTGGTGAAGAACACGCTGACCAAGATCGCGGCCAACAACTCGGGAATCTCGTCGTTCGACGAGGAGCTCGTGGGGCCGTCCGCGATCGCCTTCGTGCACGGTGACCCGGTCGCCGTCGCGAAGTCGCTGCGTGACTTCGCCAAGGCAAACCCTCTGCTGGTGGTCAAGGGCGGTTACTTCGACGGTAACGCCCTGACCGCAGAAGAGGTAGGCAAGCTCGCCGACCTCGAGTCCCGTGAGGTTCTGCTGGCCAAGCTGGCCGGCGCCTTCAAGGCCTCGCTGTTCGGAGCCGCATATCTGTTCAACGCACCGCTGTCGAAGGCCGTTCGCACGGTCGACGCGCTGCGTGAGAAGCAGGAGTCCGCTGCCTGA